The following are encoded in a window of Xanthocytophaga agilis genomic DNA:
- a CDS encoding aspartate aminotransferase family protein, with protein MYTHRQQLFLDHVAQTSEFPLLLEIEKAEGIYMYSPEGKQYIDLISGIGVSNVGHRHPKVIAAIHAQLEKHMHLMVYGEFVQSSQVLLADALVKTLPEPLKSAYFTNSGAEAIEGAMKLAKRYTGRHEIVSCFNSYHGSTQGALSLSSAESFKQAYRPLLPGIDHIQYNTLSDLTKITHKTAAVIIETIQGEAGIRIAEDTYFKSLRQRCNETGTLLILDEIQTGFGRTGTFWGFEQYNVVPDIVVCAKGMGGGMPIGAFISSKEIMFALANNPILGHLTTFGGHPVSCAAALATLQVIEQDNLLESIAKKEQLFKQLLIHHKIRSIRSKGLMIAVEFESFEVLKPIIDKAIQNGVITDWFLHCDNSMRIAPPLTITEEQIEQACMIILDCIE; from the coding sequence ATGTATACTCATCGCCAGCAGCTATTTCTTGATCATGTAGCTCAAACATCAGAATTTCCACTATTACTTGAAATAGAAAAAGCAGAAGGGATTTATATGTACTCTCCAGAAGGAAAGCAATATATAGATCTCATCTCAGGAATTGGGGTAAGTAATGTAGGACATCGGCATCCAAAGGTAATTGCAGCTATTCATGCACAATTGGAGAAACATATGCACCTGATGGTGTATGGAGAATTTGTACAATCATCACAAGTGCTCCTTGCGGATGCATTAGTAAAGACATTACCTGAACCGTTGAAAAGTGCATACTTTACTAATTCAGGTGCGGAAGCTATAGAAGGTGCAATGAAGTTAGCCAAACGTTATACAGGACGACATGAAATAGTTTCCTGCTTTAACTCCTATCATGGATCTACACAGGGGGCCTTATCCTTATCCAGTGCAGAATCTTTCAAACAAGCCTATCGTCCTTTATTACCAGGAATAGATCATATTCAGTATAATACTCTATCTGATCTTACGAAAATAACGCATAAAACAGCTGCGGTTATTATTGAAACTATTCAAGGGGAAGCAGGGATTCGTATTGCAGAGGATACCTATTTTAAGTCACTTCGCCAGCGATGTAATGAAACAGGCACACTCCTTATTCTGGATGAAATACAGACAGGCTTTGGACGTACAGGCACTTTCTGGGGATTTGAACAATATAATGTAGTTCCTGATATTGTTGTATGTGCCAAAGGCATGGGAGGAGGAATGCCGATTGGTGCATTTATTTCATCCAAAGAAATAATGTTCGCATTAGCTAACAATCCTATCCTTGGACATCTCACTACCTTTGGCGGACATCCGGTGAGCTGTGCCGCAGCACTGGCTACATTACAAGTGATTGAGCAAGATAACCTATTGGAAAGTATTGCAAAGAAGGAACAACTCTTCAAACAATTACTTATCCATCATAAAATCCGCAGTATTCGCAGCAAAGGACTAATGATAGCTGTTGAGTTTGAATCGTTTGAAGTCTTAAAACCTATTATTGATAAGGCAATCCAGAACGGAGTTATCACAGATTGGTTTTTACATTGCGATAATTCTATGCGCATAGCCCCCCCTCTTACCATTACAGAAGAACAAATTGAACAAGCATGTATGATTATATTAGATTGTATAGAGTAA
- a CDS encoding glycosyltransferase family 61 protein, with translation MKKTVVYEAETITRRSPLNYKEISQSEEPFIRLEETLPICYLCELNNTLISPYGIAFKNGHIIQESVYSMFTQNKNALTFYKKLLLGKVKRVSADCVIAHNAYYDNYYHWTTEALPRLFSIREKAPNLTLLIHEKTPRFIDEYLRFFSFREIVRIKDDEIVWAKKLWLPMHTARGLAHRLAVVKQLGHWIRSQAGIQPQKTTKKIFISREKAKYRRAINEAEVFEFFEQLSYEKTYLEDLTLKDQIQLFTNASKIAGIHGAGFSNLLYSSQATLLTDIIHQEHQQDAFYNLADAMNVDYLRIECKGTGKESYCGTDDIIVDIKQLEKYQPLLA, from the coding sequence TTGAAAAAAACAGTAGTATACGAGGCTGAAACCATTACTCGTCGTTCACCGCTAAATTACAAAGAAATTTCACAATCAGAGGAGCCTTTCATCCGATTGGAAGAAACACTACCTATTTGTTATTTATGTGAATTGAACAATACACTCATTTCTCCCTATGGGATTGCATTCAAAAATGGACATATTATACAGGAGTCGGTATACTCTATGTTTACCCAAAACAAGAATGCTCTTACTTTTTATAAAAAGCTGCTCTTAGGTAAGGTCAAACGTGTATCAGCAGATTGTGTGATTGCACATAACGCATACTATGACAATTATTATCACTGGACTACAGAAGCATTGCCTCGTTTATTTAGTATTCGGGAAAAAGCACCTAATCTTACTTTACTCATTCACGAAAAAACACCACGTTTTATTGACGAGTACCTTCGTTTTTTTTCCTTTCGTGAGATTGTACGAATAAAAGATGATGAGATTGTATGGGCAAAAAAGCTTTGGCTACCTATGCATACAGCCCGAGGGCTTGCACATCGATTAGCTGTCGTTAAACAACTAGGACACTGGATTCGTAGTCAGGCAGGAATACAACCTCAAAAGACAACAAAGAAAATATTCATCAGCAGGGAGAAAGCAAAGTACAGACGTGCTATCAATGAAGCAGAGGTATTTGAGTTTTTTGAGCAACTAAGTTACGAAAAAACATATCTGGAAGATCTTACACTAAAAGATCAAATACAATTATTTACTAATGCTTCTAAGATAGCAGGCATTCATGGAGCAGGCTTTAGCAACCTTCTATATTCCTCTCAGGCAACCTTACTGACAGATATTATTCATCAGGAACATCAGCAGGATGCCTTCTATAATCTTGCTGATGCTATGAATGTTGACTATCTGCGCATAGAATGCAAGGGAACCGGAAAAGAAAGCTATTGCGGCACAGATGATATTATTGTAGATATTAAACAACTGGAAAAATATCAACCACTCCTAGCTTGA
- a CDS encoding DUF6048 family protein — protein MKLYNPILISFLTIVLSSYLTALYTPAYSQKSASDTILSNGLRIGFDLGRIANFYMKDQKNFSLEGSADIGYQRWLGVAELGYANIKSSKDQVYDYNSNGVYGRVGVERNLLKGGDDVVFWGLRYGISQMTYSYGYYNVIDTIWGGSSGSIPKTSATQHWGELVGGIKGLVWKNFYLGFTLRFRFKISGSYNADLGPIIVPGYGAADKSTAFGANYYVSYRIPFKKPATFPKKKKVKKDKKAAPVLPATPPKK, from the coding sequence ATGAAACTTTACAACCCAATATTAATATCGTTTTTAACCATCGTACTGAGTAGTTACCTTACTGCACTTTATACCCCTGCTTACTCACAAAAATCCGCTTCTGATACCATATTATCCAATGGTTTACGTATAGGGTTTGATTTAGGCAGGATAGCAAACTTTTACATGAAAGATCAGAAGAACTTTTCATTAGAAGGAAGTGCAGATATAGGGTATCAGCGTTGGTTAGGAGTAGCTGAGTTAGGCTATGCCAATATTAAAAGTAGCAAAGACCAAGTATATGACTATAATAGTAATGGCGTTTACGGTCGTGTAGGTGTCGAAAGAAACTTATTAAAGGGTGGGGATGATGTAGTATTCTGGGGACTTAGATATGGTATAAGTCAAATGACTTACTCTTATGGCTACTATAATGTTATTGATACGATCTGGGGTGGTTCAAGTGGTAGTATTCCTAAAACCTCTGCAACTCAGCATTGGGGAGAACTCGTTGGAGGTATCAAAGGATTGGTATGGAAAAACTTTTATCTGGGTTTTACATTACGTTTTCGTTTCAAAATCAGCGGAAGCTATAATGCGGATCTGGGTCCGATAATTGTTCCTGGTTATGGTGCAGCAGATAAGTCTACAGCATTTGGAGCCAATTATTATGTCTCGTATCGGATTCCTTTCAAAAAACCGGCAACATTCCCTAAAAAGAAGAAGGTCAAAAAAGATAAAAAAGCTGCTCCTGTATTACCAGCAACTCCTCCAAAAAAGTAA
- a CDS encoding glycosyltransferase family 2 protein, whose product MKLSIIIPTKDRPQLVIETLTAVVRAVKKVDNEILVVNDSEKPLILPDALTNVVTVLRNPKAGVASARNFGAKNAIGELLLFIDDDMLIQAEDIQTTLGLHQKYQRCCINLNWIYPPERSARIAQTSFGRYLIHYGFTSLKGWNRGNDWNDEEIFVTHGITSQYLSMTKKDFEESGGYNEIFPHAGFEDYEFAKRLQALGFIFYIYPKSRLFHNESDRLDLNAWLDRRRRGGATRKVAVGLGYQEVAIYYSFTKKIILNVLSFSSPLLQFVVRILPNKPAFDSIHFRIVNILLAVAIYEGYNSKK is encoded by the coding sequence TTGAAACTCAGTATAATTATACCAACAAAAGATCGGCCACAGCTTGTGATTGAAACACTGACTGCTGTTGTCAGAGCAGTGAAAAAAGTCGACAATGAAATTCTTGTAGTAAATGACTCAGAAAAGCCTCTTATTTTACCTGATGCCTTAACCAATGTAGTAACTGTTTTGCGTAATCCTAAGGCAGGAGTGGCATCTGCACGCAATTTTGGTGCAAAGAATGCTATAGGAGAGTTGTTGCTTTTTATTGATGATGATATGCTTATACAAGCAGAAGATATACAAACAACACTCGGTCTGCATCAGAAATATCAACGTTGCTGTATTAATCTGAACTGGATTTATCCGCCAGAGAGAAGTGCCCGGATCGCCCAAACATCTTTTGGCCGATACTTAATTCATTATGGATTTACTTCGTTAAAAGGTTGGAATCGTGGCAATGACTGGAATGATGAAGAAATTTTTGTGACTCATGGAATAACAAGCCAGTATCTTTCCATGACTAAGAAAGATTTTGAAGAGTCTGGAGGATACAATGAGATATTTCCTCATGCAGGCTTTGAAGATTATGAATTTGCAAAAAGACTTCAGGCTTTAGGTTTTATATTTTATATTTATCCAAAAAGCAGATTATTTCATAACGAATCAGATCGTCTGGATCTCAATGCATGGTTGGATAGACGCAGAAGGGGAGGAGCTACCCGAAAAGTAGCTGTAGGATTGGGTTATCAGGAAGTCGCTATTTATTATTCTTTTACCAAAAAAATAATTTTGAATGTATTATCCTTTTCTTCTCCTTTACTTCAATTTGTTGTTAGAATACTTCCCAATAAACCAGCTTTTGATTCAATACATTTCAGAATTGTAAATATTCTCCTTGCCGTTGCTATTTATGAAGGATATAATTCCAAAAAGTGA
- a CDS encoding glycosyltransferase family 2 protein yields MSLPSISIITPSYNQGNYLEQTIESVLSQGYPKLEYIIIDGGSTDNSVKIIKKYEKHLAFWISEKDNGQSDAINKGLQKATGEVVNWLNSDDYYQPDTLQKVGVAFMNPDTLVLSGQGRVFDDSGFTRHYTKGVDVYSNNLAKTIGWARMDQPETFFRHDVIRHIGLLDTRLHYLMDRDWWIKYLFSYGLKGIVQISDVLVNFRLHQNSKTVSQNAAFQIEHDSFFYALANQFGFTDEKELIEKCFSVKKDFQIQIVDNYSAELVKQALQYYLLFRADESYAGFSNAKARLLLSNVNHQLLTDTERVLLRKLKLRTTEPFATFLSLIRKLRSS; encoded by the coding sequence TTGTCACTTCCGTCTATCAGTATTATTACACCATCCTATAATCAAGGCAATTACCTTGAACAGACTATAGAATCTGTTTTAAGTCAGGGCTATCCTAAGCTTGAATATATTATCATTGATGGTGGCAGTACAGACAACTCTGTCAAAATTATTAAAAAATATGAGAAGCACCTTGCTTTCTGGATTAGCGAAAAAGATAACGGGCAAAGTGATGCAATAAATAAGGGTCTGCAGAAAGCAACAGGAGAGGTTGTGAATTGGTTGAATTCTGACGATTACTATCAGCCTGATACCTTACAAAAAGTAGGTGTAGCTTTTATGAATCCTGATACGTTGGTGCTTAGTGGGCAAGGTAGAGTATTTGATGATTCTGGATTTACCCGTCATTATACAAAAGGAGTAGATGTATATAGTAACAATCTTGCGAAGACAATAGGGTGGGCCAGAATGGATCAGCCAGAAACCTTTTTCAGACACGATGTAATTCGGCATATAGGGCTGCTGGATACTCGCCTGCATTATCTGATGGATCGGGATTGGTGGATCAAGTATTTATTTAGTTATGGATTAAAGGGCATTGTTCAAATATCAGATGTGTTGGTCAATTTTCGTCTTCATCAGAATTCAAAAACTGTCTCACAAAATGCCGCCTTTCAGATAGAACATGATTCTTTTTTTTATGCTCTCGCCAATCAATTTGGATTTACAGATGAGAAGGAGCTAATAGAGAAATGTTTTTCGGTTAAGAAAGATTTTCAGATTCAGATTGTAGACAACTATAGCGCCGAACTTGTAAAACAAGCCTTGCAGTATTATCTTTTATTTAGGGCCGATGAGTCATATGCTGGATTCAGTAATGCGAAAGCCAGACTATTGTTGTCCAATGTAAATCATCAATTACTAACAGATACTGAAAGGGTACTCCTGCGCAAACTGAAACTTCGTACAACTGAACCGTTCGCTACTTTTTTATCTCTGATTCGTAAACTTCGTTCGTCTTGA